From the genome of Segatella hominis, one region includes:
- a CDS encoding DUF6734 family protein, with product MKIIQSFWTGNKNSLTDSYGWLLPIFNYLSWIISCNQLRRYYDDVTLVTDSQGYDVLINKLHLPYTDVIESLDCLNHYNPNLWSLAKIKAYQSIKEPFIHVDGDVFIWTKIDESLRDHELIVRNEETTTDY from the coding sequence ATGAAAATTATACAAAGTTTTTGGACCGGCAACAAGAATAGTCTGACCGATAGTTATGGATGGCTTTTACCTATATTCAACTATCTGAGCTGGATTATTAGTTGTAATCAGTTACGACGTTATTATGATGATGTTACTTTGGTAACCGACAGTCAAGGATATGATGTTCTTATCAACAAATTGCACTTGCCATATACGGATGTAATCGAATCTCTTGACTGCCTGAATCATTATAATCCGAACTTGTGGTCATTGGCAAAAATTAAGGCCTACCAGTCTATAAAGGAACCATTTATCCATGTTGATGGCGATGTTTTCATTTGGACAAAAATTGATGAAAGCCTAAGGGATCATGAACTCATTGTCCGGAATGAAGAAACTACAACTGACTATTAA